The following DNA comes from Capsicum annuum cultivar UCD-10X-F1 chromosome 7, UCD10Xv1.1, whole genome shotgun sequence.
catctccaagcatcaggcattctcgcagtcttgaaaatgccgttaaacaaatcaatcaaccaccttaaacctgccccaccagcatacttccaaaaatccaccatatctcgtcaggccccgtcgccctaccacTCCGCATCCTAcaaatagcctctctgaccttcTTAACCTTAAAACGCCTACAGTAACTGAAATCACGGTTCTCCtccgagtgctccagctcccaTAACTCAATACCTCTGTCCCCCTCCTCgttcaaaaatctatgaaagtACTCCTGCCATTTCTTCTTAATGTggacatcctccaccaaaacactaccatcctcccccttaatgcacttcacttgatcgaggtcgCAGCCCTTCCGCTTCCTaaccttagcaagcctatacaacctcttttccttgcctttctcctctaaccccgcatgCAAGCTCTAAAACGCTGCTGACTTAGCagtcgtaactgctaacttagcctccttccttgctaCTTTGTAAACCTCTCTATTCACCCGtttctcctcttcatctttactctaaatcaacttaacatacaccccattcttaatctccactttcttcttcacttcttcattccaccaccagtcccccttatgacGTCCTACCCGCCCCCTtgaaacacccaacacttctctagcagtCTCCGTGATGCAGCtggcagccctatcccacataacaTCCACATCCCCCctgcactcccacacccccattcccgccaccTTTTCCCCTATCTCCAGTGCACTAACTGGAgtcaagccaccccacttaattctaggtcgaccCTCCCCGGCCCTTCTCTTCTTGCTCTTCTTGATAGACAAGTCCATCACTAAAAGCctgtgctgggtcgaaagatgctcactcgaaatgactttacagtccttacataaaaccttatcccccttcctaaggggcagaaagtcaatctgagtcttggctatcgcgcttcgaaaggtaatcaggtgatcctccttctttggAAAGCTCGAATCCACTACCACCAgtccaaaggccctcgcaaaatccaacagagcagCTCCCTCACCATTTCtatcaccaaaaccaaaacctccatgcacatcattATAGCCTCCCGGTAAGACCCCAATGTGCCCATTAAAGTCTCATGCTATGACAATCTTCTCCGATCTAGGCACGCTTCTCACTACCTCGTCCAAATCATCCCAAAATCTCGCTTTCACCTCTTCTTCCAAGCCCACATGCGACGCATAAACACCTTCATCAACCTATCACTGACActcttaacctccactacctgacctctaagctcctcatccactaagatgcccaCTCCATTTCGACGCCTCTCACTCactgagtaccacaacttgtatccatccacatccctagccttaaaTCCTACCCACctagtctcctgaacacacgcaatattagtcctcctcttcttaagaatcttcactGACTCACAACAGGTCTCCTCTTTCTTCAAAACCTTTCTCCTATTCTGAGTACCTATTAGGTTAACACCTTAAAATACAAATGTTATGGATGCATGGAACTCGAttaattaagtattaaattatattttaagtagctttctttattattttataatacgaTTTAAGTGTCTCAGTTTCATAAGGATTAGGATTAGGGTTTTATGTTTCCTACTTTCAGAAGGGTTAGACTTTCTAGAATAGGGTTTTATGTTTCCTACTTTCATAAGGATTAGACTTTCTAAAATAGGGTTTTATGTTTTCTACTTTCATAGAGATTAGACTATTGATGTAACATGACTCCTGTTTAAAGGGgtttttgaataataaatcaatgaGTCAAATTTCAGCAAAAAGCAAGAGATTGGGGTTCTCTCTTCCCGAAGAGATCGGAGTTCGCTCTTCCTTTAACGAGCTGAAGAGATCGGagttctctcttccattgaactctaaggtttcagcCTTACCTTTAATGAGCTGAATTTATCTACAAAATAGGTCAATCTAGGAATTCAAACAAAGGCAACGGAAAGTCGAAATCAATTGATTTAGATTTTTCTGTTCATCATCCTGCGACTTGACCCTTCCTAAATCTTaacaatttggtatcaaagcctaacaCATTAGGCGATTAGATCAATTTCAGATTCCAGGAAGAGCGTGCGATTACAATGTGTGAAGAGATTCCTCATCAACTCCCATTCCAGTATTAGTAGTGCCACCAGACAACGCTTTGACTTAAAGAGGAGGTTTTACGAGAAATTCTATGGTACACAAAAAGGttcaaccaaaaaaatattttatattttcgcATCCAAGCAAATTATATTTTGGACCTTGATTAATTTTCTAacagaatttttctttttatttaaaaataaaaaaggattccCAATTATGACTAAGCAGTAGTTCTTGAAGCACAAGAAAGATAGACAACCAAATCCTTTAATGAGAAAGCGAAAAATTGAACTGAATTATCGATAGAACACAAAAGGTAGCAAACGCATACTACCAGTCTATCAAACTGAAAACTAGTACAAGGGATTAATGGGAAACACTGATCACGTACTGCCAGCTGATGATAGAACTATTATGGATAGTGGTCCACAGTTATCTCATGACCAACAACTTGCTCTTTGTGAAGTGATTACAAAAGCAAATATCAAAGCAAGCCTTTGGTCTATTGGAGATGACAAATCACCTGGTCTGGATGGATATAATGCCTTCTTTTTCAAGAAGGCATGGCCCAACATAAAGATGACATAGTACAAGCTGTCAAAGCTTTCTTCTTCACTGGAAAGATGTATACAGCTATAAATTGTACTGCAGTAACACTGGTTTCTAAACTTGATTGCCCCTCTACTGTGAAAGACTTCAGGCCAATTGCTTATTAGACAATGATGTACAATATTATCTCTAAGATACTGGAAGCCAGGTTACAAAAAGTGATTGGTTCAATCATTGCAATGCTCAAGCTGGGTTCATTCCAGGGAGGCAACTTGctagggatggcaatggggcgGTGTGGGTGCGGGGTGGGTTGCGGGTGCGACGCGGGTCGGGTTGAGTGCGGGGCGggttaaagtaagtttttttttaaatggtgcggtgcaggttgcgggtatatgcggttttaaattaaaaaaagctaaaaattagtattattctcgtgaatatacctaaaattatatgtattctttacttaaaattttatgattcttaaaatgacatgtataacactacaagTAAGTAATTTTATAGCctttttaatatctctattcattttaaaaaaaatatgatatttgatcattacttgtacacgtgaTACTTTTTGACATtttcttagtgaaaagtgataaaaaaaaaattagttgttattatttcctagttgtagattcggaaatattatgattttcaacgAAGTTAtgaacttttcaaaaaaataaaaacatggggcGGGGCGGGGCGGGTATGCGCGGGTATGAGTGGGGCGGGTTTAAAGGTGATGCGGTGCGGTTTTAAAATTTGCGGGTTTAGAaaaaacccgcaccgcaccgcaccattgCCATCCCTATAACTTGCTGATAATGTGATCCTTGCCTATGAGAGTGATTGGTTCCATCATTACAATGCTCAAGCTGGGATCATTCCAGGGAGGCAACTTGCTGATAATGTGATCCTTGCTCATGACCTTGTCAAAGGATACTCTAGGAAACACACATCACcaagatatataattaaaattgatCTCAAGAAAGCCTATGGCTCAGTTGAATGAATCTGTCTGGAACAAGTAATGGAGAATACGGGGTTTCCTAAAAGATTTCTGAGATGGATTATGGAATGTGTAAAAACAGTTAAATACTCAAATCATTGTTAATGGTGAACCAACACCTCCTTTTGATGCTGCTAAAAGGCTTAGACAAGGGGATCCTATGCCCCCTTTTCTATTTGTCATGGAATATTTGAGTAGAGATCTAACTATCCTAACAGAAACTCCACGTTTTACACACCATCCCAAATGTGCTAAGCTTGGTATAACTCATCTTAGCTTTGAAGATTTACCTACTACTTTTTGCCAAGGGTGATTTGGATGCAGTTGCTTCTATACAATAGGTCTATAATTGAAAAGTGATTGGTTCCATCATTTGCAATGCTCAAGTTGGGTTCATCTTAGGGAGGCAACTTGTTGAAAAAATGATCCTTGCTCATGAGCTTGTCAAAGGGCACTCTAGGAAACACATATCACCAAGATGCATGATTAAATTGATCTCAAGAAAGCCTATGACTCAGCTGAATGGAACTATTTTGAACAAGTAATGGAGAATATGGGGTTTTCTAACAGATTGAGATGGATTATGGAATGTGTGAAAACAATTAAATGCTCAATCATTGTTAATGGTGAACCAACACCTCCTATTGATGCTGCTAAAGGACTTAAACAAGGGGATCCTATGTCCCTTTTTCTACTTGCCATGGAATATTTAAGTAGTGGTCTAAATATCCTAACAGAAACCTACGTTGCTCGGAGTCTTCAAAAATGGCAGCGGGTGcatgttggattctccaaaagtagtgtatttttggagaatccgacatggGTATAGCattgaaagtgaagagtccacACAACTTAGACAGAACTCCAAGTTTAACACACCATCCCAGATGTGCTAAGCTTGGTATCACTCATCTTAACTTTGAAGATAACCTGCTACTTTTTGGTAAGGGTGATTTGGATGCAGTTACTTCTATCCAACAAGTCTTTAATAGGTTCTCTGCATCCTCTGGACTACAAGAAAACCTGCACAAAAGTTCTGcgttccttttttctttttttgggggggaggggCTCATTTGCTGTTAGAAATCAAAGTTTGGCCCAACATGAATTTACTCATGGAGAAATGCCTTTTAGATATTTGGGTGTACCTCTGCCAACTGAGAAGATGTCTCTTATGCAATGGCAGCCACTCATTGATTAGATGCAGCTGGTGCAGGCAGTGTTAGTTGGTATACAAGCCTTTTTTTTATCACAATTGTTTCAACTCCCTACTTGGATAATGACAACTATTGAGGCACATTGTAGAAGCTATATTTGGTCTGCATCTAATGCTATTACTAAGAAGGCCCTGATAGCTTGGGAGAGATTGTGTACTCCTAAATGTGTTAGAGGCATGAATTTGATCAACATGAACTTGTGGAAAGGCAGCACTTGCTAAAAGGTTCTGGGACCTAGAACACAAGCAAAATAAATTATGGATAAAATGGGTGCATACTAACTATATCAAAGGCCAACCAACCCAAGATCTTGGTTTTCCCCAACAAGCAAGTTGGATGATTAGAAAGATTGTTGCAGCTCAAGCAATCTGTAGAACAATTCATCAACCACTTAAGGCAGGCAAGAGTATTATTCAACAAGTATACCTAGAACTACTGGAAGTTACAAACAGAGTACCATGGAATGTTATGATGTTCAAGAATGAGGCCAGGCCCAAAGCTGTTTTCTCCCAGTAGCTGTATCTACAGGACAGGTTCCTCACGAAGGAAAGACTCTTGAAATGGGGCGTAAATGTTGAAACTAACTATGTTTTTGTAATACTAGCCTGGAAACAAGAGTCCACTTATTTGTCCAGTGCCCTTTTGCCTGTTCTCTGTGGACTAAGATCTGCACCTGGCTCAAGATGAAACCACTAATAATGAGTGATTGGGTGAACCACATTGCAGGAGTCATTGTGGGAGCCAAAGGTAAGACACTGAAGGCTCAACTATTTCAAATGGTGTACACTGACGCAATTCATACTTTACGGATGGAAAGGAACCAGAGGCTGTATGAGAAGAAAAGTAGAACTATGGAAGGGATTGCAAAAGAAATAGCTTTTACTTGCAATGTCAGAGCTCAGGCAATGATCAGCACACTACTGCAGTCTCATAGTTTTTGGCGGGCTTCTTTGCTCTCCCAATTAGAGCTTAATGATCCTCATGTTGGGACCTGAAGTGACACAGTTAGTAATGGCTAAGTCCTTATGCCCCTCCCTAGTGTAGTTTAGTTTTGAGGCTCCCTTTGATAACAGACTGTGTTAGAGTCCTGTTGTGGTTTGTAATGCAACATTTGGTGATTAATAAAGGTAAACTAATCacccaagaaaagaaaaaactgaaaactAGTAAAATTTCGAGAAGAAAAACAAACAACATATAAAACTACTCTATATGGTATAAGAAAACTGAAAATATAGAAATTTCATGTTCCGCTCATTCCACGAGCAACTTTTTCCAATAAAGTTTTCTGGTGAAGGATAAAGATATATGTCAAAGATGAAATCCTGACCTTTAAATTCTGAGGTGTAAGTATAGCCACACAACCTGAGCATAACTCCAAGAA
Coding sequences within:
- the LOC124885848 gene encoding uncharacterized protein LOC124885848 codes for the protein MDLSIKKSKKRRAGEGRPRIKWGGLTPVSALEIGEKVAGMGVWECRGDVDVMWDRAASCITETAREVLGVSRGREYFHRFLNEEGDRGIELWELEHSEENRDFSYCRRFKVKKAYDKVSREVLWRCLEVRGILVAYIRAIKYMYDGGKTRVRTARGDSEHFPVKTGLHQGSTLIPFLFALVIDVLTRVLIDETRARAGVGVGV
- the LOC124885849 gene encoding uncharacterized protein LOC124885849 gives rise to the protein MENMGFSNRLRWIMECVKTIKCSIIVNGEPTPPIDAAKGLKQGDPMSLFLLAMEYLSSGLNILTETYVARSLQKWQRVHVGFSKSSVFLENPTWLLLSNKSLIGSLHPLDYKKTCTKVLRSFFLFLGGRGSFAVRNQSLAQHEFTHGEMPFRYLGVPLPTEKMSLMQWQPLID